A single window of Nicotiana tomentosiformis chromosome 1, ASM39032v3, whole genome shotgun sequence DNA harbors:
- the LOC104089586 gene encoding uncharacterized protein, giving the protein MAYPSDQRSSGRGTVRFVMVLVGLFLVVYMVRPPRLRPSSKAVGSCPPCFCDCEEESMLSLPLDILNSSLADCGKDDPQMNEEMKKDIATLLSEELNLQKNVTNDVLDRTKVLIMSAKRASSHYQKESEKCNIGIDTCEGGREKAQAALIEERKLSALWETRAIEFGWKD; this is encoded by the exons ATGGCTTACCCATCAGACCAGAGGTCCTCTGGTAGGGGGACAGTGAGATTTGTTATGGTTCTGGTGGGTTTGTTTCTGGTTGTTTACATGGTCAGACCGCCAAGATTGCGCCCCTCTTCTAAGGCTGTGGGTTCATGTCCTCCGTGTTTCTGTGATTGTGAGGAGGAATCCATGCTCTCCCTGCCTTTAG ACATCTTAAACAGCTCATTGGCAG ACTGTGGTAAAGACGATCCTCAAATGAATgaagagatgaagaaggatattgcaACTTTACTGTCAGAGGAGCTTAACTTGCAGAAGAATGTTACTAATGACGTTCTGGATCGCACCAAGGTTCTAATTATGAGCGCCAAAAGAGCATCTTCACACTATCAAAAAGAATCAGAGAAGTGCAACATAGGGATAGATACATGTGAGGGAGGTAGGGAGAAGGCTCAAGCTGCACTGATAGAAGAGCGTAAGCTCTCTGCACTGTGGGAGACACGAGCCATTGAGTTTGGATGGAAGGACTAG